The proteins below are encoded in one region of Salvelinus alpinus chromosome 27, SLU_Salpinus.1, whole genome shotgun sequence:
- the xrcc3 gene encoding DNA repair protein XRCC3 isoform X1 encodes MVCMGNMDWEQLELNPRIIAAVKKANVKSAREILSLSGPDLQRLTHLSKSDVQHLHIAVAVSYRRHSPVTALQVHRGECPSLEPGHKLSLACPVLDALLRGGVPLSGITELAGESSAGKTQFGLQLCLSVQYPLAYGGLNSGAVYICTEDSFPIKRLRQLITQQARLRPELPQDLIRSIRFSDNIYIEHAADLGALQACVSQRVPILLSRGLVRLVVVDSVAALFRSEFQADEGIERARHMLAFAATLHRLSHNYSTPVLCINQVTDVMDGPDPAHCNFGLVDNKVLPALGMAWANQVMVRLMLLRLPGCVGIGEQGGTSAPRRLEVVFAPHLPRASCLCGVWEEGVRGLPNRPRSVTKRLETTGELGLNDGT; translated from the exons CTAATGTGAAATCAGCGAGGGAGATTCTCAGTCTCTCGGGTCCGGATCTACAACGACTCACCCACCTGTCAAAGTCAGACGTGCAACACCTGCACATAGCTGTTGCTGTCTCTTACCGCAGACATTCGCCTGTAACAG CCTTACAAGTGCACCGTGGAGAGTGTCCCTCTTTGGAACCTGGGCACAAGCTAAGTTTGGCTTGCCCCGTTCTGGACGCTCTACTGCGAGGTGGTGTACCGTTGAGCGGCATCACAGAACTGGCAGGGGAGAGCAGTGCAGGAAAGACCCAGTTTGGCTTGCAGCTGTGTCTTTCTGTGCAGTACCCACTGGCGTATGGAGGGCTCAATTCAG GAGCTGTGTATATTTGCACAGAAGACTCGTTTCCCATCAAGCGTCTGCGGCAGCTCATTACCCAGCAGGCTCGGCTGCGGCCAGAGCTTCCCCAGGATTTGATACGGAGCATCCGTTTCAGCGACAACATCTATATAGAGCATGCTGCCGATCTG GGTGCACTGCAGGCCTGCGTGTCCCAGCGGGTGCCCATTCTGCTCTCCCGGGGCCTTGTTCGGCTGGTGGTGGTGGACTCAGTGGCGGCCCTGTTCCGCAGCGAGTTCCAGGCGGACGAGGGCATCGAGAGAGCCCGCCACATGCTGGCCTTTGCCGCCACTCTCCACCGCCTGAGTCACAACTACAGTACCCCGGTGCTGTGCATCAACCAG GTGACAGATGTAATGGATGGGCCAGATCCAGCACACTGTAACTTTGG GTTGGTGGACAATAAGGTGCTGCCCGCCCTGGGCATGGCCTGGGCCAACCAGGTGATGGTGAGGCTGATGCTGCTCCGCCTCCCAGGCTGTGTGGGCATCGGGGAGCAGGGCGGTACCAGCGCCCCTCGCAGGCTGGAGGTGGTGTTCGCCCCTCACCTCCCCAGAGCCAGCTGCCTGTGTGGGGTGTGGGAGGAAGGAGTGAGAGGGCTGCCAAACAGACCCCGGTCCGTCACCAAGAGACTTGAAACCACCGGTGAATTGGGCCTGAACGATGGTACCTAA
- the xrcc3 gene encoding DNA repair protein XRCC3 isoform X2 encodes MYPRLNANVKSAREILSLSGPDLQRLTHLSKSDVQHLHIAVAVSYRRHSPVTALQVHRGECPSLEPGHKLSLACPVLDALLRGGVPLSGITELAGESSAGKTQFGLQLCLSVQYPLAYGGLNSGAVYICTEDSFPIKRLRQLITQQARLRPELPQDLIRSIRFSDNIYIEHAADLGALQACVSQRVPILLSRGLVRLVVVDSVAALFRSEFQADEGIERARHMLAFAATLHRLSHNYSTPVLCINQVTDVMDGPDPAHCNFGLVDNKVLPALGMAWANQVMVRLMLLRLPGCVGIGEQGGTSAPRRLEVVFAPHLPRASCLCGVWEEGVRGLPNRPRSVTKRLETTGELGLNDGT; translated from the exons CTAATGTGAAATCAGCGAGGGAGATTCTCAGTCTCTCGGGTCCGGATCTACAACGACTCACCCACCTGTCAAAGTCAGACGTGCAACACCTGCACATAGCTGTTGCTGTCTCTTACCGCAGACATTCGCCTGTAACAG CCTTACAAGTGCACCGTGGAGAGTGTCCCTCTTTGGAACCTGGGCACAAGCTAAGTTTGGCTTGCCCCGTTCTGGACGCTCTACTGCGAGGTGGTGTACCGTTGAGCGGCATCACAGAACTGGCAGGGGAGAGCAGTGCAGGAAAGACCCAGTTTGGCTTGCAGCTGTGTCTTTCTGTGCAGTACCCACTGGCGTATGGAGGGCTCAATTCAG GAGCTGTGTATATTTGCACAGAAGACTCGTTTCCCATCAAGCGTCTGCGGCAGCTCATTACCCAGCAGGCTCGGCTGCGGCCAGAGCTTCCCCAGGATTTGATACGGAGCATCCGTTTCAGCGACAACATCTATATAGAGCATGCTGCCGATCTG GGTGCACTGCAGGCCTGCGTGTCCCAGCGGGTGCCCATTCTGCTCTCCCGGGGCCTTGTTCGGCTGGTGGTGGTGGACTCAGTGGCGGCCCTGTTCCGCAGCGAGTTCCAGGCGGACGAGGGCATCGAGAGAGCCCGCCACATGCTGGCCTTTGCCGCCACTCTCCACCGCCTGAGTCACAACTACAGTACCCCGGTGCTGTGCATCAACCAG GTGACAGATGTAATGGATGGGCCAGATCCAGCACACTGTAACTTTGG GTTGGTGGACAATAAGGTGCTGCCCGCCCTGGGCATGGCCTGGGCCAACCAGGTGATGGTGAGGCTGATGCTGCTCCGCCTCCCAGGCTGTGTGGGCATCGGGGAGCAGGGCGGTACCAGCGCCCCTCGCAGGCTGGAGGTGGTGTTCGCCCCTCACCTCCCCAGAGCCAGCTGCCTGTGTGGGGTGTGGGAGGAAGGAGTGAGAGGGCTGCCAAACAGACCCCGGTCCGTCACCAAGAGACTTGAAACCACCGGTGAATTGGGCCTGAACGATGGTACCTAA
- the xrcc3 gene encoding DNA repair protein XRCC3 isoform X3 — translation MVCMGNMDWEQLELNPRIIAAVKKALQVHRGECPSLEPGHKLSLACPVLDALLRGGVPLSGITELAGESSAGKTQFGLQLCLSVQYPLAYGGLNSGAVYICTEDSFPIKRLRQLITQQARLRPELPQDLIRSIRFSDNIYIEHAADLGALQACVSQRVPILLSRGLVRLVVVDSVAALFRSEFQADEGIERARHMLAFAATLHRLSHNYSTPVLCINQVTDVMDGPDPAHCNFGLVDNKVLPALGMAWANQVMVRLMLLRLPGCVGIGEQGGTSAPRRLEVVFAPHLPRASCLCGVWEEGVRGLPNRPRSVTKRLETTGELGLNDGT, via the exons CCTTACAAGTGCACCGTGGAGAGTGTCCCTCTTTGGAACCTGGGCACAAGCTAAGTTTGGCTTGCCCCGTTCTGGACGCTCTACTGCGAGGTGGTGTACCGTTGAGCGGCATCACAGAACTGGCAGGGGAGAGCAGTGCAGGAAAGACCCAGTTTGGCTTGCAGCTGTGTCTTTCTGTGCAGTACCCACTGGCGTATGGAGGGCTCAATTCAG GAGCTGTGTATATTTGCACAGAAGACTCGTTTCCCATCAAGCGTCTGCGGCAGCTCATTACCCAGCAGGCTCGGCTGCGGCCAGAGCTTCCCCAGGATTTGATACGGAGCATCCGTTTCAGCGACAACATCTATATAGAGCATGCTGCCGATCTG GGTGCACTGCAGGCCTGCGTGTCCCAGCGGGTGCCCATTCTGCTCTCCCGGGGCCTTGTTCGGCTGGTGGTGGTGGACTCAGTGGCGGCCCTGTTCCGCAGCGAGTTCCAGGCGGACGAGGGCATCGAGAGAGCCCGCCACATGCTGGCCTTTGCCGCCACTCTCCACCGCCTGAGTCACAACTACAGTACCCCGGTGCTGTGCATCAACCAG GTGACAGATGTAATGGATGGGCCAGATCCAGCACACTGTAACTTTGG GTTGGTGGACAATAAGGTGCTGCCCGCCCTGGGCATGGCCTGGGCCAACCAGGTGATGGTGAGGCTGATGCTGCTCCGCCTCCCAGGCTGTGTGGGCATCGGGGAGCAGGGCGGTACCAGCGCCCCTCGCAGGCTGGAGGTGGTGTTCGCCCCTCACCTCCCCAGAGCCAGCTGCCTGTGTGGGGTGTGGGAGGAAGGAGTGAGAGGGCTGCCAAACAGACCCCGGTCCGTCACCAAGAGACTTGAAACCACCGGTGAATTGGGCCTGAACGATGGTACCTAA